A portion of the Rhinolophus sinicus isolate RSC01 linkage group LG03, ASM3656204v1, whole genome shotgun sequence genome contains these proteins:
- the MOGAT3 gene encoding LOW QUALITY PROTEIN: 2-acylglycerol O-acyltransferase 3 (The sequence of the model RefSeq protein was modified relative to this genomic sequence to represent the inferred CDS: inserted 3 bases in 2 codons; deleted 2 bases in 1 codon; substituted 1 base at 1 genomic stop codon) produces the protein LPAALLHYENAEEAVGAYKYMLTFLSLGSFFSLLVFSLLFTPLWSFSVLYLSWLFLDWDTSNQGGRWSEWISNWTIWKHLRDYYPPKLVKTVELPPDGNYVFGSHPHGLMCIRTFCNFSMESNVFSQQCPGLRRSTVGLARLFHFPVYREYVMPVGMCSVNRQSLDFILLQPQLGXVVVIVAXGAQEPLYAIPGEHHLTLQNHKGFVHLALRYGGPPHXPVPPPHQGGS, from the exons CTTCCCGCTGCCCTGCTGCACTATGAAAACGCTGAAGAAGCAGTGGGCGCCTACAAATACATGCTCACTTTCCTCTCC ctgggctctttcttctcccttcttgtcttctccctcctcttcacGCCTCTTTGGTCATTCTCTGTTCTCTACTTGTCATGGCTCTTCCTGGACTGGGACACATCCAACCAAG GTGGAAGGTGGTCTGAGTGG ATTAGTAACTGGACCATTTGGAAACACCTAAGGGATTATTATC CCCCAAAGCTGGTGAAAACAGTGGAGCTGCCCCCAGATGGGAACTATGTATTTGGCTCTCACCCACATGGACTCATGTGCATCAGAACCTTCTGTAACTTCTCCATGGAGAGCAACGTCTTCTCCCAGCAGTGCCCTGGGCTTCGGCGCTCAACAGTTGGTTTAGCCAGACTCTTCCACTTCCCAGTCTATCGAGAGTATG TCATGCCTGTAGGAATGTGTTCCGTGAACCGCCAGAGCCTGGACTTTATTCTGTTGCAGCCCCAGCTTGGTTAGGTCGTGGTCATTGTGG GGGGTGCCCAGGAGCCCCTGTATGCAATCCCAGGGGAGCATCACCTCACTCTCCAGAATCACAAAGGCTTTGTACACCTGGCACTGAGGTATGG TGGGCCACCACA CCCAGTGCCTCCACCCCACCAAGGAGGAAGTTGA
- the LOC141570647 gene encoding 2-acylglycerol O-acyltransferase 2-B-like yields MQASSSRLHRCLQVFAVLQWVFSFLGLAQVCLAALLLASLSRAWILVVLYLVWLYGDRDTPQAGGRRLDWVRNWAIWRHFRDYFPMSLIKTAELDPSHNYLFGFHPHGVLVTGAFGSFCTEATGFSRLFPGLRPHLLMLPCWFYLPLFRDYIMCAGLVSSNKASVAYLLSRPGGGQVAVLAVGGPLEALEAKPGALSLRIRNQKGFVKLALEHGASLVPVFSFGENDLFQQFPNPPGSWVRRVQETLQPLLTVALPLFHGRLGLLLPFRKPIHTVVGAPIPVRRSPRPSRAEVDALHALYVERLTQLFEEHKARYGVPADRHLVLT; encoded by the exons ATGCAGGCCTCTTCCAGCCGCCTCCACCGGTGTCTCCAAGTGTTCGCTGTCCTGCAATGGGTCTTCTCCTTCTTGGGGCTGG cCCAGGTGTGCCTGGCCGCTCTGCTCCTTGCATCCTTAAGCCGAGCCTGGATCCTAGTGGTCCTCTACCTGGTCTGGCTCTACGGAGATAGGGACACGCCGCAAGCAGGAGGCCGCCGATTAGACTGGGTCCGCAACTGGGCCATCTGGAGACATTTCCGGGACTACTTCCCCATGTCG CTGATTAAAACCGCAGAGTTGGATCCTTCCCACAACTATCTCTTTGGCTTCCACCCTCACGGCGTCCTGGTCACCGGGGCCTTTGGCAGCTTCTGCACAGAGGCCACGGGCTTCTCCCGCCTCTTCCCGGGCCTCAGGCCGCACTTGCTCATGCTGCCCTGTTGGTTTTACCTCCCTCTCTTCCGGGACTACATTATGTGCGCTG GTTTGGTGTCCTCTAACAAGGCCAGCGTCGCCTATCTGTTGTCCCGACCTGGGGGCGGCCAGGTGGCTGTCCTGGCCGTGGGAGGGCCCCTAGAGGCGCTGGAGGCAAAGCCCGGAGCGCTGAGCTTGCGGATCCGAAATCAGAAAGGATTTGTAAAGTTGGCGCTGGAACACGG GGCCTCCCTGGTGCCTGTCTTCTCTTTCGGGGAGAACGATCTCTTCCAGCAGTTCCCGAACCCGCCGGGCTCCTGGGTGCGAAGGGTACAGGAAACGCTGCAGCCCTTGCTGACAGTGGCCCTGCCGCTGTTCCACGGCCGGCTGGGCCTCCTTCTGCCCTTCCGCAAGCCCATCCACACCGTCG TCGGGGCCCCGATCCCAGTGCGGCGGAGCCCGCGGCCCAGCCGGGCGGAGGTGGACGCGCTGCACGCGCTGTACGTGGAGAGGCTCACGCAGCTGTTCGAAGAGCACAAGGCGCGCTACGGAGTTCCTGCCGACAGGCACCTCGTCCTCACCTAG
- the PLOD3 gene encoding multifunctional procollagen lysine hydroxylase and glycosyltransferase LH3 → MASWGPGLRLLLLLLLLLLPPPPADSASDRPRGGNPVNPEKLLVITVATAETEGYRRFLRSAEFFNYTVRTLGLGEEWRGGDVARTVGGGQKVRWLKKEMEKYADQEDMVIMFVDSYDVILAGSPAELLKKFIQSGSRLLFSAEGFCWPEWGLAEQYPEVGTGKRFLNSGGFIGFAPTIHQIVRQWKYKDDDDDQLFYTRLYLDPGLREKLSLNLDHKSRIFQNLNGALDEVVLKFDRNRVRIRNVAYDTLPVVVHGNGPTKLQLNYLGNYVPNGWTPEGGCGFCDRDRRTLPGGQPPPRVLLAVFVEQPTPFLPRFLQRLMLLDYPPDRITLFVHNNEVYHEPHIADSWAQLQDHFLTVKLVGPEEALTPGEARDMAMDSCRQDPECEFYFSLDADAVLTNPQALRILIEENRKVIAPMLSRHGKLWSNFWGALSPDEYYARSEDYVELVQRKRVGVWNVPYISQAYVIRGETLRTELPQREVFSGSDTDPDMAFCKSLRDKGIFLHLSNQHEFGRLLATSRYDTDHLHPDLWQIFDNPLDWKEQYIHENYSRALEGEGLVEQPCPDVYWFPLLSDQMCDELVEEMEHYGQWSGGRHEDSRLAGGYENVPTVDIHMKQVGYEDQWLQLLRTYVGPMTESLFPGYHTKTRAVMNFVVRYRPDEQPSLRPHHDSSTFTLNVALNHKGLDYEGGGCRFLRYDCVVSAPRKGWALLHPGRLTHYHEGLPTTRGTRYIMVSFVDP, encoded by the exons ATGGCCTCCTGGGGCCCTGGACTCCGGCTCCTGCTGTtactgctgctactgctgctgccgccgcctccTGCGGATTCGGCCTCCGATCGTCCCCGGGGCGGCAACCCTGTCAACCCAG AGAAGCTTCTGGTGATCACGGTGGCCACAGCCGAGACCGAGGGATACCGGCGTTTCCTGCGTTCGGCGGAGTTCTTCAATTATACAGTGCGG ACCCTGGGCCTGGGAGAGGAGTGGCGAGGGGGTGATGTGGCCCGAACAGTTGGTGGAGGACAGAAGGTCAGGTGGctaaagaaggaaatggagaaatatgCAGACCAGGAGGATATGGTCATCATGTTTGTGGACAG CTATGATGTGATTCTGGCCGGCAGCCCCGCAGAGCTGCTGAAGAAGTTCATCCAGAGTGGCAGCCGCCTGCTGTTCTCTGCAGAGGGCTTCTGCTGGCCGGAGTGGGGGCTGGCAGAGCAGTACCCTGAGGTGGGCACGGGGAAGCGCTTCCTCAACTCTGGTG gaTTCATCGGCTTTGCCCCCACCATCCACCAAATCGTCCGCCAGTGGAAGTACAAGGATGACGATGATGACCAGCTGTTCTACACTCGACTCTACCTGGACCCAGGACTAAGG GAGAAACTCAGCCTTAATCTGGATCATAAATCCAGGATCTTTCAGAACCTCAACGGGGCTTTAG ATGAGGTGGTTTTAAAGTTTGATCGGAATCGTGTGCGTATCCGGAATGTGGCCTATGACACGCTTCCTGTGGTGGTCCATGGGAACGGTCCCACTAAG CTCCAGCTGAATTACCTGGGAAACTATGTTCCCAATGGCTGGACTCCTGAGGGAGGCTGTGGGTTCTGCGACCGGGACCGGAGGACACTCCCGGGGGGGCAG CCTCCCCCCCGGGTGCTTCTGGCCGTGTTTGTGGAACAACCTACTCCGTTCCTGCCTCGCTTCCTGCAGCGGTTGATGCTCCTGGACTATCCCCCCGACAGGATCACCCTTTTCGTGCATAACAAT GAGGTGTACCATGAGCCCCACATTGCAGACTCCTGGGCCCAGCTCCAGGACCACTTCTTAACTGTGAAGCTGGTGGGGCCAGAGGAGGCCCTGACCCCAGGCGAGGCCAGGGACAtggccat GGACAGTTGTCGTCAGGACCCTGAGTGTGAATTCTACTTCAGCCTGGACGCCGATGCCGTCCTCACCAACCCCCAGGCTCTGCGCATCCTCATTGAAGAGAACAG GAAAGTCATAGCTCCCATGCTGTCCCGCCATGGGAAGCTGTGGTCCAATTTCTGGGGAGCCCTGAGCCCCGACGAGTACTACGCCCGCTCCGAGGACTACGTGGAGCTGGTGCAGCGGAAGCGAGT GGGCGTGTGGAATGTACCCTACATTTCCCAGGCATATGTGATCCGGGGGGAGACCCTGAGGACAGAGCTGCCACAGAGGGAGGTGTTCTCAGGCAGCGACACTGACCCAGACATGGCCTTCTGTAAGAGCCTGCGGGACAAG ggCATCTTCCTTCACCTCAGCAATCAGCATGAATTTGGCCGTCTCCTGGCCACTTCCCGGTATGACACAGACCACCTGCACCCAGACCTCTGGCAGATCTTCGACAACCCCCTG GACTGGAAGGAACAGTACATTCACGAGAACTACAGCCGGGCCCTTGAAGGGGAGGGACTCGTGGAACAG CCGTGCCCAGATGTGTACTGGTTCCCTCTGCTGTCGGACCAAATGTGTGATGAGCTGGTGGAGGAAATGGAGCACTACGGCCAGTGGTCAGGAGGCCGGCATGAG GACTCAAGGCTGGCTGGCGGCTACGAGAACGTGCCTACCGTGGATATCCACATGAAGCAGGTGGGCTATGAGGACCAATGGCTGCAGCTGCTGAGGACGTACGTGGGGCCCATGACGGAGAGCCTGTTCCCAGGCTACCACACCAAG ACCCGGGCGGTGATGAACTTTGTGGTCCGCTACCGGCCGGATGAACAGCCTTCTCTGCGGCCGCATCATGACTCATCCACCTTCACTCTCAACGTTGCCCTCAACCACAAGGGCCTGGATTATGAG GGAGGTGGCTGCCGTTTCCTACGCTATGATTGTGTGGTGTCAGCCCCACGGAAGGGGTGGGCGCTCCTGCATCCTGGCCGACTCACGCACTACCACGAGGGGCTGCCCACCACGAGGGGCACTCGCTACATAATGGTGTCCTTTGTTGACCCGTGA